The following are encoded together in the Bacillus sp. (in: firmicutes) genome:
- a CDS encoding response regulator transcription factor: MIKVLFVDDHEMVRIGVSSYLSTQPDIEVIGEAENGKEAVDLALQLRPDIILMDLVMKEMDGIEATKQIMNAWPDAKIIIVTSFLDDEKVYPALEAGATSYLLKTSKASEIADAIRKTYHGQTVLEPEVTDKVMAKMRRPSTRLPHEELTKREMEILLLMAKGKTNQEIADELFIALKTVKTHVSNILSKLEVQDRTQAVIYAFKHHLVDPT; encoded by the coding sequence ATGATTAAAGTATTATTTGTCGACGACCATGAGATGGTGCGTATCGGTGTATCCTCGTACTTATCAACACAGCCGGATATCGAAGTCATTGGAGAAGCGGAAAATGGAAAAGAAGCGGTTGACTTAGCATTACAGCTCCGTCCCGACATCATTTTAATGGACCTGGTAATGAAGGAAATGGATGGCATTGAAGCGACAAAACAAATTATGAACGCATGGCCTGATGCCAAGATCATTATCGTTACAAGCTTTTTAGATGATGAAAAAGTGTATCCTGCCCTTGAAGCCGGTGCCACAAGCTACTTATTAAAAACGTCAAAAGCAAGCGAAATTGCGGATGCCATAAGAAAAACGTATCACGGTCAAACGGTGCTCGAGCCAGAAGTGACTGATAAAGTGATGGCGAAAATGCGTCGACCATCTACTCGCCTGCCACATGAAGAATTAACAAAGCGCGAGATGGAAATTTTATTATTAATGGCCAAAGGAAAAACGAATCAAGAAATTGCCGACGAACTGTTTATTGCCTTAAAAACGGTAAAAACTCACGTCAGCAATATTTTAAGTAAACTAGAGGTCCAAGACCGGACCCAAGCGGTCATTTATGCGTTTAAACATCATTTAGTCGATCCCACCTAA
- a CDS encoding extracellular solute-binding protein yields the protein MKKKLLASMMTAALAVGSLAACGPKDNTTSSTDNGSTDSGENKPEKLVVWEDKDRGPAIEAAIKSFEEKYGIKVEYKEVPMLDQQDKLRLDGPNRTGADVVTLPHDRIGPLVTEGLIVPLHVDEEVVNQFTESSIQAMTFDGELYGLPKSTETPVLIYNKALLEKAPETMDELYSFAKDFSKDGKYGFLALWDNFYFAHGVIGGFGGYVFGDDNGVPNPQDLGLNNDGAVEGAEYIAKWYQEGLFPNGIIGENGGQTLDGLFTEGKVAAVMNGPWAFQGYREAGIDIGVAPLPTLPNGEHVKTFIGVKGWYVSSFSKHPEWAQKLVEHITNAENAKIRFELTGEIPPVKSLIEDPVIAEDEAASAVAIQSGYGVPMPNIPEMGEVWDPMASALQLTVTGKQEPAKALDEAVKAIGQQIQTNHQ from the coding sequence ATGAAAAAGAAGTTGTTAGCTTCGATGATGACAGCCGCTTTAGCGGTGGGTTCGTTAGCTGCTTGTGGTCCAAAAGATAACACAACTTCATCAACAGATAATGGATCAACAGACAGTGGGGAAAACAAACCTGAAAAATTAGTCGTTTGGGAAGACAAAGATCGTGGCCCAGCGATTGAAGCAGCAATTAAGAGTTTCGAAGAAAAATATGGAATTAAAGTAGAGTACAAAGAAGTTCCGATGTTAGACCAGCAAGATAAGTTACGTTTAGATGGTCCGAACCGTACTGGAGCGGATGTTGTTACGCTACCTCATGACCGTATTGGTCCACTTGTGACAGAAGGATTAATCGTTCCTCTTCATGTGGATGAGGAAGTTGTGAATCAATTCACTGAATCTTCCATTCAAGCAATGACATTCGATGGAGAATTATACGGTTTACCAAAATCTACAGAAACACCGGTTCTTATTTACAACAAAGCCCTTCTTGAAAAAGCTCCAGAAACAATGGATGAGCTTTATAGCTTTGCTAAAGATTTCTCAAAAGATGGAAAGTACGGATTTTTAGCGCTATGGGATAACTTCTATTTCGCGCATGGTGTCATTGGCGGATTTGGTGGTTACGTGTTTGGTGATGATAACGGTGTGCCAAATCCACAAGATCTCGGCCTTAACAACGACGGCGCTGTTGAAGGGGCAGAGTACATTGCGAAATGGTATCAAGAAGGATTATTCCCTAATGGTATTATCGGTGAAAACGGTGGCCAAACATTAGATGGTTTATTTACAGAGGGAAAAGTGGCTGCTGTTATGAACGGTCCTTGGGCGTTCCAAGGTTATCGTGAGGCTGGTATTGATATTGGGGTAGCTCCACTACCTACGTTACCAAACGGTGAACATGTGAAAACATTCATTGGGGTAAAAGGTTGGTACGTAAGCTCCTTTTCTAAACATCCGGAATGGGCACAAAAACTAGTTGAACATATTACAAATGCCGAAAATGCAAAAATCCGCTTTGAATTAACTGGCGAAATTCCACCTGTAAAATCTTTAATTGAAGATCCAGTCATTGCAGAAGATGAAGCAGCAAGTGCGGTAGCGATTCAATCCGGTTATGGTGTACCGATGCCAAACATTCCAGAAATGGGTGAAGTTTGGGACCCAATGGCATCTGCTCTTCAATTAACGGTTACAGGCAAACAAGAGCCAGCAAAAGCGTTGGATGAAGCAGTCAAAGCGATTGGACAACAGATTCAAACGAATCACCAATAA
- a CDS encoding alpha-glycosidase gives MLKEAIYHRPTNSFAYAYDEKTLHIRLRTKKDDVDSVHLLYEDPYRWSKDEDGTWRWSVQKKEMIKSGCDHLFDYWFVAIQPEYRRLRYGFELNDESETLVYTERGFFPSAPLDDVAYYFCFPFLHPNDVFQAPDWVKDTVWYQIFPERFANGDPSLNPEGTLPWGSEDPKPDSFFGGDFQGVMDHLDYLQELGITGIYFTPIFKAPSNHKYDTIDYMEIDPQFGDKETFRRLVNECHKRGIRVMLDAVFNHCGYYFDKFQDVLKNGEKSRYKDWFHIRKFPLTFEPVPSYDTFAFVHTMPKLNTQNPEVKEYLLNVATYWIEEFDIDGWRLDVANEVDHDFWREFRQAVKAIKPDVYILGEIWHDSMRWLQGDQFDAVMNYPFTNAVIDYFAKQKMDEQTFGEQIQHVLHQYPETVNNVAFNLLGSHDTPRILTQADENVELVKLMFVFQLSFKGSPCIYYGDEIGLTGGQDPGCRKCMEWDEEKQNRELFETVKRLIQLRRTSPAFGNLGSIEFFPIPNVLAYKKWTEDEEVFIFMNRSKEEQQIALPTVVANRNVVNLWNGIDISTGNSLTLGPYDFVIWSKKK, from the coding sequence ATGCTAAAAGAAGCCATTTATCATCGTCCGACGAATTCTTTCGCTTATGCATATGATGAAAAAACGCTTCATATTCGTCTACGCACGAAAAAAGATGATGTTGATTCAGTTCATCTATTATACGAAGATCCTTATCGCTGGAGTAAAGATGAAGATGGAACATGGCGCTGGTCTGTTCAAAAAAAAGAAATGATTAAATCCGGATGCGATCACCTATTTGATTATTGGTTTGTCGCTATTCAGCCGGAATATCGCCGATTACGGTATGGCTTTGAATTAAACGATGAAAGTGAAACGCTTGTATATACCGAACGCGGCTTTTTCCCATCCGCCCCTTTGGATGATGTGGCGTATTATTTTTGCTTCCCGTTTTTACATCCAAACGATGTATTCCAAGCGCCTGATTGGGTAAAGGATACGGTTTGGTATCAAATTTTTCCTGAGCGTTTTGCCAACGGGGATCCTTCGCTAAATCCTGAAGGGACGCTTCCGTGGGGATCAGAAGACCCGAAACCAGACAGCTTTTTCGGAGGCGACTTTCAAGGAGTCATGGACCATTTAGATTATTTGCAAGAACTCGGCATCACCGGTATTTATTTTACACCGATTTTTAAAGCACCTTCGAACCATAAATATGACACTATCGACTATATGGAGATTGACCCACAATTTGGGGACAAGGAAACGTTCCGTCGTTTAGTGAACGAGTGCCACAAGCGCGGTATTCGGGTGATGTTAGACGCGGTGTTTAATCATTGTGGATATTATTTCGATAAGTTCCAAGACGTGTTAAAAAACGGGGAGAAATCTCGTTATAAAGATTGGTTCCATATTCGCAAATTTCCGCTTACGTTTGAGCCGGTCCCAAGCTATGATACGTTCGCGTTTGTTCATACCATGCCGAAATTAAATACCCAAAACCCAGAAGTGAAAGAATACTTATTAAATGTCGCTACCTATTGGATCGAAGAATTTGATATTGATGGCTGGCGCTTAGATGTCGCGAACGAAGTCGATCATGATTTTTGGCGTGAATTCCGCCAAGCGGTCAAAGCTATCAAACCGGACGTCTATATATTAGGGGAAATTTGGCACGATTCGATGCGGTGGCTTCAAGGGGACCAGTTCGATGCGGTGATGAACTATCCGTTTACGAACGCCGTAATCGATTATTTTGCCAAACAAAAAATGGACGAGCAGACGTTTGGCGAGCAAATTCAACACGTTCTTCATCAATACCCGGAAACGGTCAACAACGTCGCCTTTAATTTACTAGGAAGCCACGATACGCCGCGTATTTTAACTCAAGCCGACGAAAATGTAGAGCTAGTGAAACTCATGTTCGTCTTCCAATTATCGTTTAAAGGCAGCCCATGTATTTATTATGGAGACGAAATCGGCTTAACCGGTGGCCAAGACCCTGGTTGCCGTAAGTGTATGGAATGGGATGAAGAAAAACAAAACCGCGAACTATTCGAAACTGTGAAGCGACTCATTCAATTACGAAGAACGTCACCCGCATTTGGTAATCTTGGTTCCATTGAATTTTTCCCAATACCCAATGTCCTTGCTTATAAAAAATGGACAGAAGACGAAGAAGTATTTATTTTTATGAACCGTTCAAAAGAGGAACAACAAATTGCACTACCAACTGTTGTTGCCAATCGAAACGTCGTAAACTTATGGAATGGTATCGACATTTCTACAGGCAATTCACTTACTCTCGGTCCATATGATTTTGTCATTTGGTCGAAGAAAAAATAA